In Geothermobacter ehrlichii, the genomic window TTGCTTCAGGACAAATATGTGTGGCAGGCCAGGAGGGACTCGAACCCCCAACCCCCGGTTTTGGAGACCGGTGCACTAGCCAATTGTGCTACTGGCCTGCATCCCACCCAGCGCCGCCGGGCCTATTTGGTCTCCCGGTGCGGCGTGTGCTTCCGGCAGAAGCGGCAATACTTCTTGAACTCCAGACGATCGGGAGTCGTTTTCTTGTTCTTGGTCGTAGTGTAGTTGCGCTGCTTGCACTCAGTGCAGGCAAGAGTCACGATATCCCGCATGATCCAAAACCCTCTGGCCCCTCCCGGCGAGGGAGGGGCCATCCTTCAGGATTGACAAAACCTGTTACTCGATGATTTCGCTGACGACACCGGCGCCGACGGTCCGGCCGCCTTCGCGGATGGCGAAGCGAAGCTCCTTGTCCATGGCGATCGGGGTGATCAGCTCCACTTCCATAGCCACGTTGTCGCCCGGCATGACCATCTCGACGCCCTCGGGCAGGGTCACCACGCCGGTCACGTCGGTCGTACGGAAGTAGAACTGCGGACGGTA contains:
- the rpmG gene encoding 50S ribosomal protein L33, whose product is MRDIVTLACTECKQRNYTTTKNKKTTPDRLEFKKYCRFCRKHTPHRETK
- a CDS encoding EF-Tu C-terminal domain-related protein, whose product is YRPQFYFRTTDVTGVVTLPEGVEMVMPGDNVAMEVELITPIAMDKELRFAIREGGRTVGAGVVSEIIE